CATCGCAGATTATTTTTTGATTATCTCATCTTCGGCTATCGGATCGAGTTATCCGACAGAAGGCTTAGAAGAGGTAGGAGATATTGCAGATAGCCCCGATGGTATGGCCGGATGTTCGTTCGGCTTGCGGATCGGACAGGATATGTGAGATGACACCGGGCGTTTTGCCATAGGCTATACCGTCCTTCCTTTTCATCAGGTCGCCATACAACCGCAGCTCTGTCATCAGGCGGTGGGTATTCCGCATCGGAATCGAGACGTACAGAGAGGAACGCACCTCCACGCCTTCTCTATTACGATAGGCATAGGGCAAATAGGCCAGCTGATAGTCGAGCTGCTCTTTCTGGATGGTACGAATCTTATACGAATGCGTCAGCACCATTCGATAAGCAGCCGAAAGCGAAAGTCCAAAATCCAATTTGGTGCCGATATGGTCATAGGCTATACCGGCAAAAGGACGTAGCATTCCGCTCATGGTATGATGTCCATGCTTGCGATACGTCTCATCATAGCCGTAGAAATCACTACCGGCACTCACTCTCAGGGCACAACCTCTATCCGTGCGAATACGGTAGGAGGCTTGGGCTTGGGCGGAGAACTCATTGAGCATATACCAGCGGCGAATAGCCAAGATACGGAGGTCGTAGATATGATAATTATCATCCGGCTTGTAGTCTTCGTATATCCGCTCTATCCCTTGGCGCAGAGCATAGTCGGCCGAAAGGGAAAAGGAGAAGCCGGACAGTTGCCAACTACCATAGAGTCGCAGGCGATTGTAAAGCAGAGCAAAGAGATTGATGGACGACCGCTCCTCGGTATCGAGGAAGTAGCCGCTGTAGTCGAGACCGATGGCATCACCCCTACGGGTATCCAGACGGGAGCTAAGCTTCCATCCGTTGACGTAGTTCATTCTGGAGATACCGAACCAGATAGGGCTGTTGCTGACATCCACCTGACCGAAACCGTAGCTGACGAAGAATTTGTCCTGCTGCCCGGGACGCCAGTTGTACTGTGTGAGGTGTTGTCTATGATAGAGATACGCAGCCGAAAGCGATAGCCTGTTCTCTTGAGGCAGCGTCAAGGAGGTAGCACAAGAAAGCTCCAGTGCACCGGTCGTATTGGTGGTGCGCGGATCGGTCAGCCGATAAGCAACTTCGCCCCTGTATGAGAAGCCTATACCGAGTGGCAAATGTCCGGCGCGAAAAGAATAGTAACCGGCAAGCCGATAGTCTTCGAAATGATAATCTCCACCGGTCGAATCAGACACCAGATAGGGATAGTAGGCTTCGGCATTGCGCAGGGCATTCCAGCCGATGCGTTTGTGCATGCCACGTGAGTAGGAAGCACTGCCCTGCAATGTGCCATAGTTACGGACACTGATGCGACCACCCGATTCGAGCGAGAGCGAGGAGTAGTTATTGCCGTTGTACGGAAGATAGTCGCCCGCAATATCGCCGTATGCCGAGCCGAAACGGACATAGGCCGAATCGCGCAGCCTATCGCTCAACGGGAAAAGATCGGCCCCCCTTTTTTCTTTCGTTTGCACACAAATCTCCCTGTATTGTCTTTCGGTGGGAGACAGGACGATCTGATCCGACAGCTCGAAAGGAGTATTGAGCATCTGCGCCTCGACAGACAGGTGCACAACTCCCAAAAGGCAAAAGAAGAGAGCGACCGGAAGGCGGCTGTATCTTACAATGGTTTTCATAGGGTGAATGTCGTTTCTATTCCGAAATAGGGTATAGACCAGTCTCGCTCCGTCGTATTATTGGCCTGTTTGTATTTGGGATTGATGTCGATGATATTGTCCACGAAAAAAGCCAGCCGCATACAGTCGGAGAACTCTTTGGTGGCTTTGAAATTGATACGCAGCGATATGGGTTTGTATGTAGCCCTGTAGTATAGCTCCGTCCGCTCTCGGCTCAAGTACTTGAGAATATCGTTCGTGGCAGCAGCCTCCAGAATGGCAGCCTTGCTCGTGGGATGGACTACTCCATCGAGATCCATATAGGCATAGGGGAACTCGCTCTCCTCATGCCCCCTGTACGAGGCATCGTGCCAGATAATCTGGAAAAAGGAAGTGAAGATCAGTTTATAACGAGGGAAGTGCGTATTGACCCAAACATTCGTATTGAAGCGTTGGTAGTGTTTGTGCAAACTGCCTTCATAATAGCCCACATAAGGATAGAGAGCCTGCTCGTACTCCGACACTATCGGTCGGAACATGATAGGGATACCCGAAGCGTAGAGCGTATGGTAATAGGCTCCATTGACTTCGACTTGGGTATTGATGGCTTTCAGATAAGGTGTGCGCAAACGAAATTCGATACCGCGCTTGACTACTTTGGCAGAATTCTGCACGGTGGGGATAACAAAGAAATCCTTGTGATGCTCCTGAATATAATCCTCCTTCTGCGGTTTGTGTCCCGGAGGAAGAGGGGCTATCAGCTTGGTATAGCGGTCGAAGGCTATAGGCAGAAAGGAGTCGAAATACTCGAAACCGCGTCGCGATTCTTCGTGGAAGAGTGTCAAAGAAAAGTCGAAACGCTTGTACGTCATATCTATGCCAATCTCTTTTTTGACATTGCGGTTCTCCCTGATAGCAGGATTCTCGGGATTGTGGATATAAGTATAAGTGATGAGATGATCCAGTTCGGGATTCTGCATATAGGCATTCAGCACCATGAAGTCACGGTAGATCTTGTCCGGATACAGATGATCCAGTGTAGGCAGCTTGTTTTCCATACCGTATCCGGCACGCAGGTTTATCGACAGATGTTCGGCTCTGTACTGCCAGTTGGCCTTGATACGCGGCTCTATCAGCATCTTCCGAGAGAGGACATAGGACGAAGGCAGATTGAATAGATGCGTAGCCCTCAGTCCGGCCTGAATACCCAGCCTATTGGCTCCCCACTCGATAGAAGCCCTGTCCTCGACAAAGAATGCAGCATAGACCGAAGCCGGTATATTGTAGTTGGGACGAGGGCGGATATAGCTGTTGTTTCCCGGATAAGGCGGACGAGTAGGATCGGCCACCACTCCCCTACCGATATTCTTACTGCTGCGAGCTTCCAGCCCGTACAGCAAATGATGGTGATGACGTTCGGTGAAGTTTATATCGGTATTGGCTTTGAAACGGCTGAAGAAATAGAGCGGCTGATTGTCTATTTCATAGTAGGCATAGTAGGCCGAAGGGAGGAAAACACCTTCATGTTCTCCGCTTTCGGTAGCTACGGGCATACTCTTCGGGCCACTCGTACTGATGTAGTATTTCTTCCTTTTGAGCAGATCGGAAGTATAGTCGGCAGAGAGAAGCCAGTCTATACTATTGAGCCAACTACCTGAAAAGCGGACTTTGGCATCGAAGGAAAGAGAAGAACGCAAATACTTGGAGTTGTAGGTCTCTTCATACTCATTGACGAGCTGATCCGATTTGCTGTCTTGAATGGAAAAGGTCTGCATCAGCCCGATACCCAAGTCCACGATCTTATCCCCGTAATTCAACTGATCGCTATATCTGGCATGCAGCGTACTCCGCTTATAGCTATCCAACACCTCCCTCACATCGGGTTTGTTGTGCAGGAAGTCTATTCCCGTATGAATGGATGCCCCGCGCTTGGACACTTTGAATCCCTTCCCCACATAAGCCAGTTTGCTAAGGGGATCGGCCTTGACACGCATTTGGAGTGGAGCAGACCCTTGCTTGGTACGGATGCGAATGGCTCCGCTCGACAAATTGCCTTCCCCTACGGATGAGATGCCCCGTTCTATTTCGATGGTTTCGATATGATCTGTGGAGATGGTACGAAGATCGATACCGGCATTCATTCCCGTCCTGCGAGTAACGGTACGATCCGCAACGTACAGGTCAGACCGATCTACTCCCGTGATACCATACAGTTGGGTACGCATGGCATCGTTCGAAAGCGGCATACCATCGATGGAGATGTTGGTTCCCAAAGAGGTATTATCGTCGCTGCCTATTTGTCGAGAAGTCGTTCCCACGAATCCGGTCAGGCTGTTGCTTTGCACCACATTACCCGGAAGCAGGAGAAAGATGTCGCGCAGGGAGGTAGGCTGGATATGTTCCAGAGCAGTCCGATCCACCGATACGTTGCCGTCCGTCTTGTTCTTATAAGTGGCCAGCACCTGCACCTCTTTCAGAGCGATACTATGTTCTTTGAGTCGGAAGTGTACCGTGGTGTCTGCTTTGATATGGAGCGTAGTCTCGAACGAAGCATAGCCCATGCAGCTGACCACGACACGGTACGATCCGGCTGTAACCCGTTTGATCACAAACTCTCCCTTCCCGTCACAGGCTACCCCATAAGCCTGATCCGCCAAAAGTACAGTGGCAAAACCAATGCCCTCCTTTCCCGCCATATCCGTCACCTTACCACGGATCGTACAAGTGGACACATGATGCTGAGCCGAAGCTCCATACGCGAGCAGCAAAAGCGTACAGATCAATAAAGCACGCAATACGGGGATGTAAGAAAGTCCATTCTTTTTCATGTGATCATCGGAATTGTATTCGAGCCCCTGACTGCGATCTGGGCAGAGGAGATGTCTCATATCAAATTACTATGCAGACAGTCGCCCTTTTGAGGGCTGACACTGTCTGCACAGATCGGGGTAAGAATAATTCGGAGTCTATATTCAGAGATGTACTAATGTACTTTTCTATTAGAATCTTGCAGGAAAGGAGTTTTGTCCTTGACGTGCTATACAGTCATTTTCAGAGTCGTTGGTGTCTATCATATAGGTACGGCCATTCTTTTCTTCCGTCTTGCGAAGAATGAGTATGCCACGGTGGCAACCCGGTACACCGATCATGGACTTATCCACTGTCACGGGCAGGGACTTGACTTTCATATTACCGGTATTGCCGGTCTCGATACCATCCAACACATTTTCCACCGGAACGGCATAGAGCATAATGTTCTCTCCATCATTGTTCGTGTACTCGAACTGGTTCTTGGCCAGGAAAGTTTCGATCGGCTCATCTATCTCGAAAAGAATGGGAGGGATAAATCCTCTGGGATGCATCATGAAAACACCGAATCGATTAAATATCTTCACCATATTGGGAACATTGGGGTTGTCCACATCCTGTCCGAAGTTTGCGGGCTGATCCGGCTCATAGACTTCCAAATCGGCACCGCTCAAGTCCACGGAATTGGGATGCTCGGCATCGTGGTGATTGATGGCCGTTCCGGCTATCACGAGCTGACCACCGGGTTGGATGGGATACTGCGAACCGTTGCCGGGGATAGTATAGATCATGGAAAGGACGATGCGGTTGTTCTTGGTCAACTCCTCGGTGAAAGCGTCTTCACCTGTTACGTTGGCATGTGCGGCGAGACCGAAAGCGACACCATCGGCATAGACCACCTTATCGCTATTATTGTATATGACGAAGTACTGATCCGGGTGCATCATCTGCCCGTTGTTGGTCTCTCCATTGAAAAATACTTCTTTGAACAGCAGACCGGAAGGGCGGATCTTCGTCACGATGAGTGGAAGCTCCAAGGTAGTATTCTCTGCGATGGAATAGTTTTCCTTGATGGCCACGATACTATTGTTCCCTATTTCGCCACGTATCGTAATCGTATATACACTGGCATCCAGACTAAGAGAGCAAACACCGGCTTTGTCGAGCTGTTTTTCCACTTTCTGTTGGGTACGAAGATCGAGGAATTCGATGGCTATACCTTCGAGACTCTCTATCGTACTGCCTTCCGGTAGTTTGGCACGGATAGTGATAGCGTACTGTTCGGGCACATCCGGCGTATCCTTGGCACAAGATGACAGCAACGACATGATGGCTGCTAAAACGAGGGAGAAAAAAAGAAAATTTTTTTTCATAATGAGTAACAATTAAAGGTGTTCCGAGAAATCATTGCAAAGGACTATGATAATCGCACCTCGTACAATACCGACCGATTGGTATTTTTCTTTCTTATCTCCCCACATATTTGTAGTTTTTATGCTGGATGAACTGTAGAAAATAAATTCTATTAACGATCCTTGTGTTTTCCTTTTCGGATCAAGCCCTCCAAAAGGAGGAATGACTGTATGTTCAGGATAAGCCTCTGAACCGAGATTGGGAACAAAAAAGGAAAGAGCAAGCCCGACGAATCGGACTTGCTCTTTCTCCAATAAACCGATAGGTGTCAGCCTCTTCACACGAGTCGAAGAGACTGACGTATTCTTTCTTATTTGCCTTCTTCGATAACGGCCTGTGCTGCTGCCAATCGTGCAATAGGCACACGGAAAGGAGAGCAGGATACGTAGTTCAATCCCACTCTATGGCAGAACTTCACAGACGAAGGCTCACCACCGTGCTCACCGCAGATACCGCACTTCAGATTGGGACGAGCCTTGCGGCCGTTCTCCGTAGCCATTCTTACGAGCTGGCCTACACCTTTCTGGTCGAGTACCTGGAAAGGATCCACTTTCAGGATCTTCTTGTCGAGGTAGATGGGGAGGAACGAAGCGATGTCGTCACGAGAGTAACCGAAAGTCATCTGCGTAAGGTCGTTGGTCCCGAATGAGAAGAACTCGGCCGAAGAGGCGATTCTGTCTGCCGTAAGGGCAGCACGCGGTACTTCGATCATCGTACCTACTTGGAATTCCACGCTGTCGCCCTTCTCTTCGAACAGCTTGGCAGCCGTAGCACGGATTACCTCTTCCTGATGTTTGAACTCATGGAGGATCCCCGTCAGAGGCACCATGATCTCAGGCAGACAGACTACACCTTCCTTCTTCAGCTCCAAGCAAGCACCGAGGATGGCACGTGTCTGCATCTCCGTAATCTCCGGATAGGTATTACCCAGACGGCAACCGCGATGACCGAGCATGGGGTTGTGCTCCATCAGATCTTCCACACGCTTCTGAATTATCCTTACATCCACACCCATCATCTGAGCCATCTCCTCCTGACCCTTCAGATCATGAGGTACGAACTCGTGCAGGGGTGGATCGAGGAGACGTACATTCACGGGGAAACCATCCATGGCACGGAAGATACCCTTGAAGTCTTCCTGCTGATAAGGCAGGATTTTGGCCAAAGCACGTACGCGACCTTCTGCCGTCTCGCTCAGGATCATTTCGCGCATGGCTTTGATCTTCTCGCCTTCGAAGAACATATGCTCCGTACGGCAAAGACCGATACCTACGGCACCGAAGCTGCGAGCTATCTCGGCATCGTGAGGAGTATCGGCATTCGTACGAACTTTCAGCTTGGCATACTTATCGGCCAAAGCCATCAGATCGGCGAAATCTTGATCCATTTCGGCGGCTTTCGTCTCCACCTGTCCTTCGTATATCTCACCGGTAGAACCGTTGATGGAGATGTAGTCGCCTTCTTTGAAGAGGGTTCCATCGATCTCTACGGTACGTGCCTTATAGTCGATGTTCAATGCACCTGCTCCCGATACGCAGCATTTGCCCATACCTCTGGCTACTACGGCAGCATGCGAAGTCATACCTCCGCGAGCCGTCAGGATACCTTCGGCGGCAGACATACCGGCCAAGTCTTCGGGCGAAGTCTCGATACGCACCATCACCACACGCTTGCCATCCTCTTTCCACTGAGCGGCATCGTCGGCGAAGAATACGATCTGACCCGTAGCGGCACCCGGCGAAGCAGGCAAGCCCTTGGTCAGTACACGTGCTCTAAGGAGAGCAGACTTGTCGAAAATGGGGTGGAGCAATTCGTCCAACTTGTTAGGTTCGACGCGCATAAGGGCTTCTTCCTCGCTGATCATACCCTGACGCAAGAGATCCATGGCGATCTTCACCATGGCACAACCCGTACGCTTACCGTTACGGGTCTGGAGGAACCAGAGCTTACCTTCCTGTACGGTGAACTCCATATCCTGCATATCGCGGTAGTGATCCTCCAGCTTCTGCTGCAGGGTATCCAGCTCCTTGTAGATTTCGGGCATGGCCTCTTCCATGGAAGGATACTGAGCCACGCGCTCATCTTCTGCGATACCGGCTCTTTCGGCCCAGCGTTGCGATCCGATCTTCGTGATCTGCTGAGGTGTACGAATACCGGCCACAACGTCCTCGCCCTGAGCGTTGATGAGGTATTCCCCGTTGAAGAGATCCTCACCGCTACCGGCATCACGAGAGAAGCACACTCCGGTAGCCGAAGTTTCGCCCATGTTGCCGAATACCATAGCCTGTACGTTCACAGCCGTACCCCATTCTGCCGGGATACCTTCCATGCGACGGTAGAGGATGGCACGCTCGTTCAACCAAGAGTCGAACACGGCCATGATAGCGCCCCAAAGCTGCTCTTCGGCAGAGAAAGGGAAGTCCTTACCCGTCTGAGCCTTTACGGCTGCCTTGAAACGGGATACGAGGTCTTTGAGGTTTTCTACGGAGAGTTCGTTGTCCAAGTGCACACCATTCTCTTCCTTGACCTTCTCGATTATTTCTTCGAACGGATCTATATCTTCCTTATTCGTGGGCTTCATACCGAGTACCACGTCGCCGTACATCTGCACGAAGCGACGATAAGAGTCCCAGGCAAATCGTTCGTTGCCGGTCTTGCGTACGATACCGGCCACCACTTCGTCGTTCAGACCGAGGTTGAGGATCGTATCCATCATACCGGGCATGGAAGCACGCGCTCCCGAACGTACGGATACGAGAAGAGGGTTCTCGGTGTCGCCGAATTTCGACTTCATCAGTCCCTCGATATTTCTGATCGCATCGTTTACTTCGCCACGCAGCAGCTCCACTACTTTGTCTCGGCCCAATGTATAGTATTCCTGACAAACCTCTGTCGTGATCGTAAAACCGGGAGGCACCGGCACACCGATAAGATTCATTTCGGCCAAATTGGCACCCTTACCTCCGAGCAGGTTCTTCATCCCTGCTTCTCCCTCGGCCTTCCCATTGCCGAAGGTGTAGACTCTTTTCTTTTCCATTTAGATTAGTCCGTTCGTTATTATTATAATTTGGATAGTTCTTACCTATGACAAAAAGCGATAATCGACTCCTTCTCCGAGCTTCCGGAAGAGGCCGTTTTTTGTTGTAAGTTGCAAATTAACGAAAAAAGAGCAAGATACGCTACTTTCCACCACCCCTCAAACCCATGAACCTCAAAGGAGTATGGGATGGAATAGTGGGCGAAGCATGCTATATCAAAGGAGAAAAAGACTTCCCTCCTCCTCGTTATGCCCTCTGTCCGGAGCGGATTACTTCAATCATGAGTAACCCAAATATGCAACAAGAATGACCGCATTTTGTTCACGAGGTAAACAGCGAATAGAAGTGCTGTCAAAAGCCTGCTATGCTTTCTCAGTCAATGCCTTGGCAAAGGCTTCCACCTGCTCTATATGTGGATGCCGGTTTTTCCGAGCCAGCTCTATATCCGGGGCCAAGTTCCAGCCGATGGATTTCGCTCCGGCATTCAGCAAAGCCGCCAGCTCTTTTTCCGCCTCGGCACCCCATTCCTCGTAATAGTGCGCATATCTGTAGAACCATAACTTGGCCTGCAAGGGTTTCGTCTCTTCGTCATTATCGGCATTCTCGAATGCTTGCTGAATCAAGCTATCAGCACGTTTGAAATCCCCCCGACACGTAATGAGAAAATGAGCATAATTGCCAAGCTTATTGGCACTCTTCGGATCTACCTCTAATGCTCGCTTGTAATACGTCTCGGCTTGGTCGTAATCGTGACGAATATTATTTAAGAATAAGGCATAATTCCCAAGATTATTCGCATTCTTCGGATCTGCCTCTAATCCTCTTTTGTAATACGACTCGGCTTGGTCGTAAGCGTGACGAATATCCTGTAAGAATAAGGCATAATTTCCAAGATTATTCGCATGATTAGGATCTGCCTCTAATGCTCGCTTGTAATACACCTCGGCTTGGTCGTAAGCATGACGAATAATATGTAAGAATAAGGCATAATTTCTAAGAGTATTCGCATGATTAGGATCTGCCTCTAATGCTCGCTTGTAATACACCTCGGCTTGGTCGTAAGCGTGACGGATAGTATGTAAGAATGAGGCATAATTCCCAAGAGTATTCGCATGATTCGGATCAGCATCTAATGCTTTCTTGTAATACCTCTCGCCTTGGTCGTAATCGTGACGGATATTATTTAAAAATACGGCATAATTGCCAAGGGCATTAGCATTCTTCTGATCAGCATCTAATGCTTTCTTGTAATACCTCTCGGCTTGGTCATAATCGTGGCGGATATCATTTAAGAATACGGCATAATTGCCAAGAGTAACTGCATTCTTCGGATCTGCCTCTAATGCTCGCCTGTAATACACCTCGGCTTGGTCGTAAGCGTGACGAATATTACATAAGAAATTGGCATAATTCCCAAGAGTAACTACATTCTTCGGATCTGCCTCTAATGCTCGCTTGTAATACGCCTCGGCTTGGTCGTAAGCGTGACGAATATCATGTAAGAATGAGGCATAATTCCCAAGATTATTCGCATGATTCGGACCTACCTCTAATGCTCGCTTGTAATATGTCTCGGCTTGGTCGTAAGCGTGACGGATAGTATGTAAGAATAAGGCATAATTCCCAAGAGTATTCGCATGATTCGGATCTGCCTCTAATGCTTGCTTGTAATACACCTCGGCTTGGTCGTAAGCGTGACGAATATTACATAAGAAATTGGCATAATTCCCAAAAGTATTCGCATGATTCGGATCTGCCTCTAATGCTCGCTTGTAATATGCCTCGGCTTGGTCGTAAGCGTGACGAATAGTATGTAAGAATGAGGCATAATTCCCAAGGGCATTAGCATTCTTCGGATCAGCCTCTAATGCTTGCTTGTAATACACCTCGGCTTGGTCGTAAGCGTGACGGATATTACATAAGAAATTGGCATAATTCCCAAGAGTATTCGCATGATTCGGATCTGCCTCTAATGCTTGCTTGTAATACCTCTCGGCTTGGTCGTAAGCGTGGCGAATATTATTTAAAAATACGGCATAATTGCCAAGAGTAATTGCGTTCTTCGGATCTGCCTCTAATGCTTGCTTGTAATACATCTCGGCTTGGTCGTAATCGTGACGAATAGTATGTAAGAAATTGGCATAATCTCCCAATAGATTCGCATCTTGAGGATACTTGGCAATACCTTCTTGGTAGATCTTGTCTTTCTTGTCTATATCTGTCTCTTGATTTGCGTCAAACAAATAGCTCAAAGCACCGGACAAAACATTGTGATATGATGCTGAGGTTTCCTGTGACAAACTCCTTTTTATCTCTGAGATTTCTTTTCTTTGTGCATTAATATTCTCAAGACGTCGATAAGTCGCCTCTAATAGCTCATGCATTGGATTAGGTCTTTTTATTTCCTCTATTCCATCAAGAAATTTATACCCTAATGCAGCATAACAATCGTACATAAATATATCAAATCCATTTATTGCTATCAGAAAATCATTAGGATTCAGTATGTTTCGAGCTTTTGAAGAGAGTTTACCCCAAAGATGCTCTCGCCAAGAAAGATCGTTTTCTGAATCTTGATTAGATGGCTCTTCTCCAGGATTGTATACACACCAATAAATCTGCTTCCGATTATTGAGCGATGTGAAATAGTCCATTAAGCTTTCGTCATTTCCCCCATAGCCAAGCACAATCAGAAAATAATCCGAAAGGAATCTATCTAATATGTCTTCCCAGGCTTTTTGTATGGTTCCGGTATGCTCCCGATCAGAAAAGGGATGGAAGAACAAATCCCGATGGACCTTCAGAATAATAGGCCTATCGCTACGTTTGGGCACATAACCGGCCAAAGCCTCATGCCCGGCGATGAAAGGTTTTTCCTTCGTATAAGTACGAATGGCATCTTCCAAAAGATTGTCGAAATTGGTCGTGATCACCACATTGTGCTTTTCCCTCACCATGATATTAGCCAAAATAAGGTAGCCAAGGGATGGCTCTTTACCCTCCATATAATGTCTAATACAATCGTAACCGGATTCAGGAATATGGCCAAAACGTTTTTCATAGATCTGCGGATAGAACTCTCCCACGTTGTCCTCTGAAATTTGAACCTTATTCTTCCATTTCGCAAAATCGTCCTTACCGCAATCCTCTTCTATCTCCTGGATCCATTTCCTTGCCAAATCTGCTCCGGTGGGAATGCCGGAAGACATGGATGCTCCTGCCCCTATCAAGAAACAGAATTTCATCCCTTTGGATTCTCCGGAAGCATCTTTCAGCATCCTGACAAGTTGTCTTGAGGTGATAGTTTTTGGTAGCTCCTCATTCATAATAAGTGCAGAGTCTTAATATCTACTATTAATAAA
This genomic stretch from Porphyromonas gingivalis ATCC 33277 harbors:
- a CDS encoding DUF4876 domain-containing protein, which encodes MKKNFLFFSLVLAAIMSLLSSCAKDTPDVPEQYAITIRAKLPEGSTIESLEGIAIEFLDLRTQQKVEKQLDKAGVCSLSLDASVYTITIRGEIGNNSIVAIKENYSIAENTTLELPLIVTKIRPSGLLFKEVFFNGETNNGQMMHPDQYFVIYNNSDKVVYADGVAFGLAAHANVTGEDAFTEELTKNNRIVLSMIYTIPGNGSQYPIQPGGQLVIAGTAINHHDAEHPNSVDLSGADLEVYEPDQPANFGQDVDNPNVPNMVKIFNRFGVFMMHPRGFIPPILFEIDEPIETFLAKNQFEYTNNDGENIMLYAVPVENVLDGIETGNTGNMKVKSLPVTVDKSMIGVPGCHRGILILRKTEEKNGRTYMIDTNDSENDCIARQGQNSFPARF
- a CDS encoding TonB-dependent receptor; this translates as MKKNGLSYIPVLRALLICTLLLLAYGASAQHHVSTCTIRGKVTDMAGKEGIGFATVLLADQAYGVACDGKGEFVIKRVTAGSYRVVVSCMGYASFETTLHIKADTTVHFRLKEHSIALKEVQVLATYKNKTDGNVSVDRTALEHIQPTSLRDIFLLLPGNVVQSNSLTGFVGTTSRQIGSDDNTSLGTNISIDGMPLSNDAMRTQLYGITGVDRSDLYVADRTVTRRTGMNAGIDLRTISTDHIETIEIERGISSVGEGNLSSGAIRIRTKQGSAPLQMRVKADPLSKLAYVGKGFKVSKRGASIHTGIDFLHNKPDVREVLDSYKRSTLHARYSDQLNYGDKIVDLGIGLMQTFSIQDSKSDQLVNEYEETYNSKYLRSSLSFDAKVRFSGSWLNSIDWLLSADYTSDLLKRKKYYISTSGPKSMPVATESGEHEGVFLPSAYYAYYEIDNQPLYFFSRFKANTDINFTERHHHHLLYGLEARSSKNIGRGVVADPTRPPYPGNNSYIRPRPNYNIPASVYAAFFVEDRASIEWGANRLGIQAGLRATHLFNLPSSYVLSRKMLIEPRIKANWQYRAEHLSINLRAGYGMENKLPTLDHLYPDKIYRDFMVLNAYMQNPELDHLITYTYIHNPENPAIRENRNVKKEIGIDMTYKRFDFSLTLFHEESRRGFEYFDSFLPIAFDRYTKLIAPLPPGHKPQKEDYIQEHHKDFFVIPTVQNSAKVVKRGIEFRLRTPYLKAINTQVEVNGAYYHTLYASGIPIMFRPIVSEYEQALYPYVGYYEGSLHKHYQRFNTNVWVNTHFPRYKLIFTSFFQIIWHDASYRGHEESEFPYAYMDLDGVVHPTSKAAILEAAATNDILKYLSRERTELYYRATYKPISLRINFKATKEFSDCMRLAFFVDNIIDINPKYKQANNTTERDWSIPYFGIETTFTL
- a CDS encoding DUF6850 family outer membrane beta-barrel protein encodes the protein MKTIVRYSRLPVALFFCLLGVVHLSVEAQMLNTPFELSDQIVLSPTERQYREICVQTKEKRGADLFPLSDRLRDSAYVRFGSAYGDIAGDYLPYNGNNYSSLSLESGGRISVRNYGTLQGSASYSRGMHKRIGWNALRNAEAYYPYLVSDSTGGDYHFEDYRLAGYYSFRAGHLPLGIGFSYRGEVAYRLTDPRTTNTTGALELSCATSLTLPQENRLSLSAAYLYHRQHLTQYNWRPGQQDKFFVSYGFGQVDVSNSPIWFGISRMNYVNGWKLSSRLDTRRGDAIGLDYSGYFLDTEERSSINLFALLYNRLRLYGSWQLSGFSFSLSADYALRQGIERIYEDYKPDDNYHIYDLRILAIRRWYMLNEFSAQAQASYRIRTDRGCALRVSAGSDFYGYDETYRKHGHHTMSGMLRPFAGIAYDHIGTKLDFGLSLSAAYRMVLTHSYKIRTIQKEQLDYQLAYLPYAYRNREGVEVRSSLYVSIPMRNTHRLMTELRLYGDLMKRKDGIAYGKTPGVISHILSDPQAERTSGHTIGAICNISYLF
- the ppdK gene encoding pyruvate, phosphate dikinase, whose product is MEKKRVYTFGNGKAEGEAGMKNLLGGKGANLAEMNLIGVPVPPGFTITTEVCQEYYTLGRDKVVELLRGEVNDAIRNIEGLMKSKFGDTENPLLVSVRSGARASMPGMMDTILNLGLNDEVVAGIVRKTGNERFAWDSYRRFVQMYGDVVLGMKPTNKEDIDPFEEIIEKVKEENGVHLDNELSVENLKDLVSRFKAAVKAQTGKDFPFSAEEQLWGAIMAVFDSWLNERAILYRRMEGIPAEWGTAVNVQAMVFGNMGETSATGVCFSRDAGSGEDLFNGEYLINAQGEDVVAGIRTPQQITKIGSQRWAERAGIAEDERVAQYPSMEEAMPEIYKELDTLQQKLEDHYRDMQDMEFTVQEGKLWFLQTRNGKRTGCAMVKIAMDLLRQGMISEEEALMRVEPNKLDELLHPIFDKSALLRARVLTKGLPASPGAATGQIVFFADDAAQWKEDGKRVVMVRIETSPEDLAGMSAAEGILTARGGMTSHAAVVARGMGKCCVSGAGALNIDYKARTVEIDGTLFKEGDYISINGSTGEIYEGQVETKAAEMDQDFADLMALADKYAKLKVRTNADTPHDAEIARSFGAVGIGLCRTEHMFFEGEKIKAMREMILSETAEGRVRALAKILPYQQEDFKGIFRAMDGFPVNVRLLDPPLHEFVPHDLKGQEEMAQMMGVDVRIIQKRVEDLMEHNPMLGHRGCRLGNTYPEITEMQTRAILGACLELKKEGVVCLPEIMVPLTGILHEFKHQEEVIRATAAKLFEEKGDSVEFQVGTMIEVPRAALTADRIASSAEFFSFGTNDLTQMTFGYSRDDIASFLPIYLDKKILKVDPFQVLDQKGVGQLVRMATENGRKARPNLKCGICGEHGGEPSSVKFCHRVGLNYVSCSPFRVPIARLAAAQAVIEEGK